TGCATCCGGGGCTCGACTTTTCCGACATCAACGCCGTGGCGCGCGTGGCCGAGGAATGCACTGCGCTGCCCGTGCACCCGCGCCACCCGTACGTGGGCGACCTGGTGTTCACCTCGTTCTCGGGCTCGCACCAGGACGCCATCAAGAAGGGCTTCGCCGCCCACGACCCCGAGGGCCTGTGGCAGGTGCCCTACCTGCCCATCGACCCGGCGGACCTCGGCCGCACCTACGACAGCGTGATCCGCGTCAACAGCCAGTCGGGCAAGGGTGGCATCGCCTTCCTGCTGGAGCGCGAGCGCGGCGTGGTCATGCCGCGCCGCATGCAGGTGGAGTTCAGCGCCGTGGTGCAGCGCCAGACCGATGCCAGCGAGACCGAGATGACCGGCGCCACGCTGTGGTCGCTGTTCCAGGCCACCTACCTCGAAACCCCCGCGGGCGTGCCCGGCGCCATCGTCTGCCATGCCCACCGGCTGGCCGACGACGGCCGCGGCATCGAGCTGGACGTGACCATCGACGGCGCGCGCCAGACCCTGCAGGGCCAGGGCAACGGCCCGATCGACGCCACGGTGGACGCCCTGGGCCTGCCGCTGCGCGTGCACAGCTACGAGGAGCGCGCGACCGGCTCCGGCGCCGATGCGCAGGCCCTGGCCATCGTGGAGGCGGCCCTCGACGGCGTGCCCGGCGCGACCTTCGGCGTGGGCCTGCACCACAACATCGTCACGGCGTCGGTGCATGCGGTGGTGAGCGCGGCCAACCGGCTGGCGCAGCGCCGGCAGACTCCTTCGCCGTCGCCAGCGGCCGCATCCCAAGCCGCCCCGACGGCTGCCTGAAGCCGCGGGGCGTGGGCCCCGGGGCCGGCGGTCAACCGCCCGGCTTGCGCAGGGTGACCGGCTGCAGGTAGGCGCCCGAGCGCACCAGGTGCTGCTCGGCCGCCTCGATGCGCTCGATGCCCGGCGCGCCCGCGCGGCTGGCCAGCAGTTCCAGCAGCGATTCCGCCACCGCCGTGGCGGCGGCGATCGACGGAAAGAACGACGGGCTCTGCGTGGCGAACAGCACCGTCTCATGGGCCAGCAGCGACAGCGGGGAGGCTTCGCTGTCGGTCAGCGCCACCACCTTCGCGCCCACGCTGCGCGCCGCTTCGGCGGCCTGCAGCGCTTCGCGCGAGTACGGCGCGAAGCTGGCCACCACCAGCGCGTCGCCCTTGGCCAGCGCGCGCAACTGCATCTCCAGCGAGCCGCCCTGGCCGTCCACCAGATGGACGGAGGGGCGGAACAGCCGGTACACATAGACGAAAGAAAACGCCACGGGAAAGCAGGCGCGAAAGCCCGCCACGTGCACATGGCGGGCCTGCTCCAGCAGCCGCGCGGCGCGCGGCAGCGAGACGGCGCTCTGCCGCTCGGTCTGTTCCAGGTTGTGGCGGTGCACGTCGAACATCTCGCCCACCAGCGACTGGTCCTTGGCACGCCCGGCCAACTGGCGTGCCCGCGGGGCGTATTGCTCGCTGCCCAGGCCCATGTCCTGCGCCAGGGCCTCCTTGAGCGCAGGCCAGCCCTCGAACCCCAGCTGCTGCGCGAACCGCACCAGGGTGGCTGGCGGCACGCCCGAGCGCGCGGCGACGGTGCGCATCGAGGTGGTCACGACCTCGTTCGGACGGTCGATGACGAACTTGGCCGCCTGCTGCAGCGAGGGGGACAGCCCGGCATGGCGCTGGCGAATGGTGTCTCTGAGACTCATGGAAACGGACCTGGACAAGGGC
This region of Acidovorax sp. GBBC 1281 genomic DNA includes:
- a CDS encoding MurR/RpiR family transcriptional regulator, encoding MSLRDTIRQRHAGLSPSLQQAAKFVIDRPNEVVTTSMRTVAARSGVPPATLVRFAQQLGFEGWPALKEALAQDMGLGSEQYAPRARQLAGRAKDQSLVGEMFDVHRHNLEQTERQSAVSLPRAARLLEQARHVHVAGFRACFPVAFSFVYVYRLFRPSVHLVDGQGGSLEMQLRALAKGDALVVASFAPYSREALQAAEAARSVGAKVVALTDSEASPLSLLAHETVLFATQSPSFFPSIAAATAVAESLLELLASRAGAPGIERIEAAEQHLVRSGAYLQPVTLRKPGG